From a single Streptomyces sp. NBC_01264 genomic region:
- a CDS encoding GH1 family beta-glucosidase, whose translation MSASVPPPPPPPVPSLPRFPAAFRWGVSASAFQIEGSPTADGRGPSSWDAFTREEGRVKDGSHAEVATDHYRRYREDVALMGGLGVDAYRFSVSWSRVLPDGHGAVNRAGLDFYDRLVDELCAAGIDPVPTLFHWDTPLALEERGGWMERDTAERFAAYASVVAERLADRVPMWITINEPAEVTLLGYGLGEHAPGKQLVFDALPAAHHQLLAHGLGVQALRAAGARHIGIAASHSPVWAAGESEEDRAAAALYDTLTNRLFADPILTGAYPDGLESLLPGPVAEDLKTISAPLDWYGVNYYNPMLVGAPTPAGTSAFGGIEIPSGLPFGIREIEGYERTDFDWPVVPDGLRELLATLRERYGDRLPPLYITENGCSYGDGPDPGTGRIEDARRIAYHEGHVRALHEAMAEGADVRGYFIWSILDNFEWAEGYRQRFGLVHVDYETLARTPKESYAWYRDLIKSGR comes from the coding sequence ATGTCAGCGTCCGTACCGCCCCCGCCCCCGCCCCCCGTGCCGTCCCTGCCGCGGTTCCCGGCCGCCTTCCGCTGGGGGGTCTCCGCCTCCGCCTTCCAGATCGAGGGCTCCCCGACCGCCGACGGCCGGGGGCCTTCGTCCTGGGACGCCTTCACCCGGGAGGAGGGCCGGGTCAAGGACGGCTCGCACGCGGAGGTGGCCACCGACCACTACCGCCGCTACCGCGAGGACGTGGCCCTGATGGGCGGACTGGGCGTGGACGCCTACCGGTTCTCCGTCTCCTGGTCCCGGGTCCTGCCCGACGGGCACGGGGCCGTCAACCGGGCGGGGCTGGACTTCTACGACCGGCTCGTCGACGAGCTGTGCGCCGCGGGCATCGATCCGGTACCCACGCTCTTCCACTGGGACACCCCGCTCGCCCTGGAGGAGCGGGGCGGCTGGATGGAGCGCGACACCGCCGAACGGTTCGCGGCCTACGCCTCGGTGGTCGCGGAGCGGCTCGCCGACCGCGTGCCGATGTGGATCACCATCAACGAGCCCGCCGAGGTGACCCTCCTGGGGTACGGCCTCGGCGAGCACGCCCCGGGCAAGCAGCTCGTCTTCGACGCCCTGCCCGCCGCCCACCACCAGCTGCTGGCCCACGGTCTGGGCGTGCAGGCCCTGCGCGCGGCGGGCGCCCGCCACATCGGCATAGCCGCCTCGCACAGCCCGGTGTGGGCCGCCGGCGAGAGCGAGGAGGACCGGGCCGCCGCCGCGTTGTACGACACCCTCACCAACCGTCTCTTCGCCGACCCGATCCTGACCGGCGCCTACCCGGACGGCCTGGAGTCCCTGCTGCCCGGCCCGGTGGCCGAGGACCTCAAGACGATCTCGGCGCCGCTGGACTGGTACGGGGTCAACTACTACAACCCGATGCTCGTCGGCGCCCCCACCCCGGCCGGCACCTCCGCCTTCGGCGGGATCGAGATCCCTTCCGGACTCCCCTTCGGCATCCGGGAGATCGAGGGGTACGAGCGGACCGACTTCGACTGGCCGGTGGTGCCGGACGGGCTGCGCGAACTGCTCGCCACCCTGCGCGAGCGCTACGGGGACCGGCTGCCGCCGCTGTACATCACCGAGAACGGCTGCTCGTACGGGGACGGACCGGACCCGGGCACGGGCCGGATCGAGGACGCCCGCCGGATCGCGTACCACGAGGGCCACGTGCGCGCCCTGCACGAGGCGATGGCCGAAGGGGCCGACGTCCGCGGCTACTTCATCTGGTCGATCCTCGACAACTTCGAGTGGGCGGAGGGCTACCGGCAGCGGTTCGGCCTGGTCCACGTCGACTACGAGACCCTCGCCCGGACCCCCAAGGAGTCGTACGCCTGGTACCGCGACCTGATCAAGAGCGGCAGGTGA
- a CDS encoding MFS transporter codes for MTAGFGPKAAAATESATPPGGRWVSALSLANLGVWVGWFGPLQLLLARQAEQLTPDHKASTLALVTGLGAAVSMVANPVFGALSDRTTARAGRRIPWVVAGVTGGAAGLVVLGLTQSLAVVIAGWCLVQLALNAAFAALAAVPDQVPVRQRGLVGGWLGVSQVIGILVGTALATVAGGITAGYLTCAAFSVLAAVPYVLMRRDSVLTPAARPVFRWRGFLTGFWIDPRRHPDFGWAWLTRFLMNLSYSISTMYLLYYLTDAVRYRGDADTGVLILTALNALTLLSTVVISGIRSDRSGRRKSYVIRSGLVIAAATLLLAVWQTWTGAVVASLVLGLGFGVYTAVDFALLTDVLPTAEDRGKDLGLINIANALPQVLAPVIAAPVVTHLGGYTALYALAGALALAGSLLVRRIRSVP; via the coding sequence GTGACCGCCGGGTTCGGGCCGAAGGCCGCGGCGGCCACGGAGAGCGCCACCCCGCCCGGTGGTCGCTGGGTGAGCGCTCTCTCGCTCGCCAACCTGGGTGTCTGGGTCGGCTGGTTCGGCCCGCTCCAGCTGCTGCTGGCCCGCCAGGCCGAGCAGCTCACCCCGGACCACAAGGCGTCCACCCTCGCCCTGGTGACGGGGCTGGGGGCGGCCGTCTCCATGGTCGCCAATCCCGTCTTCGGAGCGCTGTCCGACCGTACGACGGCGCGTGCGGGCCGCCGGATCCCCTGGGTGGTCGCCGGGGTGACGGGCGGGGCGGCCGGCCTGGTGGTCCTCGGGCTCACGCAGAGCCTCGCGGTGGTGATCGCCGGCTGGTGCCTGGTGCAGCTCGCCCTCAACGCCGCCTTCGCCGCACTCGCGGCCGTCCCCGATCAGGTCCCGGTCCGGCAGCGCGGGCTGGTCGGCGGCTGGCTCGGCGTCTCCCAGGTGATCGGGATCCTGGTCGGCACGGCGCTGGCCACGGTCGCGGGCGGGATCACCGCCGGCTATCTGACCTGCGCGGCCTTCTCCGTGCTCGCGGCCGTGCCGTACGTCCTGATGCGACGGGACTCGGTGCTCACCCCCGCCGCCCGGCCGGTTTTCCGGTGGCGCGGCTTCCTGACCGGCTTCTGGATCGACCCGCGCCGCCATCCCGACTTCGGCTGGGCCTGGCTGACCCGCTTCCTGATGAACCTCTCGTACTCGATCAGCACGATGTACCTGCTCTACTACCTCACCGACGCCGTGCGCTACCGGGGCGACGCGGACACCGGCGTCCTGATCCTCACGGCGCTCAACGCGCTCACCCTGCTCTCCACCGTGGTGATCAGCGGTATCCGGTCCGACCGCAGCGGCCGCCGGAAGTCCTACGTCATCCGGTCGGGTCTCGTCATCGCCGCGGCCACGCTGCTGCTCGCCGTCTGGCAGACCTGGACCGGCGCGGTCGTCGCCTCGCTCGTCCTGGGGCTCGGCTTCGGCGTGTACACGGCGGTGGACTTCGCCCTGCTCACGGACGTGCTGCCGACCGCCGAGGACCGGGGCAAGGACCTGGGCCTCATCAACATCGCCAACGCGCTGCCGCAGGTGCTGGCCCCGGTGATCGCGGCCCCGGTCGTCACGCACCTCGGCGGGTACACGGCCCTGTACGCGCTGGCGGGAGCCCTGGCGCTGGCGGGATCGCTGCTGGTCCGGCGGATCCGTTCGGTTCCGTAG
- a CDS encoding DUF305 domain-containing protein, with product MQLRRYVLTRRPAWALLAALLVTGCTAQPVAGPPRAAAFNPTDIAWIQLMIPMDERARLLTELAPGRAGDPELARFAQRAADRQEAELARLGELLARSGAPDTRPHEGHDMPGMVSADTLRRAGALSGEEFDRVFAAALRAHLTQSLLLCGGERASGGAGEARELAGELEKGGAEQLALLDEALPGKS from the coding sequence GTGCAACTCCGCCGGTACGTTCTGACCCGGCGGCCCGCGTGGGCCCTGCTCGCGGCGCTCCTGGTCACCGGCTGCACCGCGCAGCCGGTGGCCGGGCCGCCGCGGGCGGCGGCCTTCAACCCCACCGACATCGCCTGGATCCAGCTCATGATTCCCATGGACGAGCGGGCCCGGCTGCTGACGGAGCTGGCGCCGGGGCGGGCCGGGGATCCGGAGCTGGCCCGGTTCGCGCAGCGGGCGGCGGACCGGCAGGAGGCCGAACTGGCGCGGCTGGGCGAGCTCCTGGCCCGGTCCGGGGCGCCCGACACCCGTCCGCACGAGGGGCACGACATGCCCGGCATGGTGTCCGCCGACACCCTGCGCAGGGCGGGAGCGCTCTCCGGGGAGGAGTTCGACCGGGTCTTCGCCGCCGCCCTGCGCGCGCACCTCACCCAGTCGCTGCTGCTCTGCGGGGGTGAGCGCGCCTCGGGCGGCGCCGGGGAGGCGCGGGAGCTCGCCGGGGAGCTGGAGAAGGGCGGTGCGGAGCAGCTGGCCCTGCTCGACGAGGCACTCCCCGGCAAAAGTTGA
- a CDS encoding DUF1996 domain-containing protein: MIAGNSKSQVPTPAGSPNQFWCAGEGGEIGRNADGNWPVCAPTAKLVYQLVFPDCWDGKHLDSPDHKSHVSYDTVNGKCSGAYPVAIPSVSFVIGYPTGGSPDGLSLSSGMASSIHGDFFNAWDNTALGQRVKDCVVQSAKCNSAGTF; this comes from the coding sequence GTGATCGCGGGCAACTCCAAGTCCCAGGTGCCCACTCCGGCCGGCTCGCCCAACCAGTTCTGGTGCGCGGGCGAGGGCGGTGAGATCGGTCGCAACGCCGACGGGAACTGGCCGGTGTGCGCTCCTACCGCCAAGTTGGTGTACCAGCTGGTCTTCCCGGACTGCTGGGACGGCAAGCACCTCGACAGCCCCGACCACAAGTCGCACGTCTCCTACGACACCGTGAACGGCAAGTGCTCCGGCGCCTACCCCGTCGCCATCCCCTCCGTCTCCTTCGTGATCGGCTACCCGACCGGCGGCAGCCCCGACGGCCTCTCGCTGTCCTCGGGCATGGCCTCCTCCATCCACGGCGACTTCTTCAACGCCTGGGACAACACCGCGCTCGGCCAGCGCGTGAAGGACTGCGTCGTACAGAGCGCCAAGTGCAACTCCGCCGGTACGTTCTGA